One genomic region from Pseudochaenichthys georgianus chromosome 15, fPseGeo1.2, whole genome shotgun sequence encodes:
- the ppifa gene encoding peptidylprolyl isomerase Fa, which produces MLQIKNRMRYSTPGVAAVKLFSSRPAKNPSVFLDIEADSEPLGRITIELNAAVVPKTAANFKALCTGEPGFGFKGSVFHRIIPGFMCQGGDFTDYNGTGGKSIYGKTFNDENFKLKHTSPGTLSMANSGPNTNGSQFFICTAKTEWLDGKHVVFGQVRDGMDVVIKMESFGLHDGGVLKKIVITDCGEIK; this is translated from the exons ATGTTACAAATAAAGAACCGCATGAGATACAGCACGCCGGGTGTCGCCGCCGTGAAGCTGTTCTCCTCCCGCCCCGCCAAAAACCCCTCCGTGTTTCTGGACATCGAGGCGGACAGTGAGCCTCTGGGAAGAATAACAATTGAG TTGAATGCAGCTGTAGTGCCAAAGACTGCag CAAACTTCAAAGCACTGTGCACTGGGGAACCTGGCTTTGGATTCAAGGGATCTGTGTTTCACAGGATCATACCTGGGTTCATGTGTCAG GGGGGAGATTTCACCGACTACAATGGCACAGGAGGGAAATCTATATATGGGAAGACTTTCAATGATGAAAACTTCAAATTAAAACACACAAGCCCAG GAACTCTTTCGATGGCAAATTCAGGGCCAAACACAAACGGCTCCCAGTTCTTCATCTGTACGGCTAAAACTGAATG GCTCGATGGTAAACACGTGGTCTTCGGGCAGGTGAGGGACGGTATGGACGTGGTCATCAAGATGGAATCCTTTGGTTTACACGACGGTGGGGTGCTTAAGAAAATTGTCATCACTGACTGTGGGGAGATTAAATAA